From a single Polynucleobacter asymbioticus QLW-P1DMWA-1 genomic region:
- a CDS encoding alpha-ketoglutarate-dependent dioxygenase AlkB family protein, giving the protein MNQSSLFSIDSDLCATNLLPKEGLVNYYPEFLGEVESLNLLNQLQKSLQWEADQLIIFGRLISTRRKVAWIGDPKCTYTYSGVKKQPQSWTPELLIIKRQLEELPQAEFNSCLLNFYHDGADGMGWHSDDEKELDAQSPIASLSLGSARKFSFKHKKDKSTTSLFLENGSALIMHAPTQQFWQHALLKTKTIHTPRINLTFRRISISNA; this is encoded by the coding sequence ATGAATCAAAGCTCCTTATTTAGCATCGACTCAGATCTTTGCGCTACAAATCTACTACCTAAAGAGGGGCTCGTTAACTACTATCCAGAATTTCTAGGTGAAGTAGAAAGCCTTAACCTACTGAATCAACTGCAAAAGTCTCTGCAATGGGAGGCGGATCAACTCATCATATTTGGGAGATTAATCAGCACCCGCCGCAAGGTGGCTTGGATTGGTGACCCAAAATGTACTTACACCTACTCGGGAGTAAAAAAACAACCTCAATCCTGGACGCCAGAATTACTGATTATTAAAAGGCAACTAGAGGAACTGCCCCAGGCAGAATTTAATTCATGCTTACTTAATTTCTACCACGATGGGGCCGATGGCATGGGGTGGCATAGTGATGATGAAAAAGAGTTAGATGCGCAATCCCCTATTGCTTCGCTGAGCCTTGGCTCTGCACGTAAATTTTCTTTTAAGCACAAAAAAGATAAATCAACCACCTCCCTCTTTCTAGAAAATGGTAGCGCTCTCATCATGCACGCACCTACTCAACAATTTTGGCAGCATGCGCTTCTCAAAACCAAAACCATTCATACGCCTCGTATCAATTTAACCTTTAGACGAATATCCATCAGCAATGCATAA
- a CDS encoding MAPEG family protein — protein MNQYIYASFITLMTVLLMMGLLFNVGRARGKYKVQAPATSGNEMFERAYRIQLNTIENVLLFLPALWLYAIFIGDKGAGDSGVIWLIARVWYAISYQLNPAKRGLGFLISLLVIAGLWTGAAYGIFTQFTKVSI, from the coding sequence ATGAACCAATATATCTATGCATCCTTCATCACTTTGATGACGGTCCTATTAATGATGGGGCTGTTATTTAATGTCGGAAGAGCGCGCGGTAAATACAAAGTTCAGGCCCCGGCCACCAGTGGCAATGAAATGTTTGAGCGCGCCTATCGTATTCAACTCAATACGATTGAAAACGTCCTCCTATTTTTGCCAGCTTTATGGCTCTATGCCATCTTCATTGGAGACAAAGGGGCGGGTGACTCTGGTGTGATTTGGCTGATCGCTAGAGTTTGGTATGCCATTTCCTATCAACTCAATCCCGCTAAACGCGGACTTGGCTTCTTAATTTCCCTCCTGGTGATAGCCGGGCTATGGACGGGAGCTGCATACGGAATATTTACTCAGTTCACAAAGGTTTCAATATGA
- a CDS encoding DUF4149 domain-containing protein encodes MKLIQTLCCSALINPFYPMVEVPKSQYTFSCRLLRLLAYLVSGAMIAQALSCFIPYLLMEDAQAAGMIAHLLIQHLSYYFLGCAFVILSLSNILIKRGIAQLKGVRLPSLVLMVCVVVTSYLLIPRMDYLRETALQDGMPVMLSPFANYFVTLNSITYLLVCGQIITSVLIAWRLSDIKSP; translated from the coding sequence ATGAAACTGATTCAAACTTTGTGCTGCAGCGCATTAATTAACCCTTTTTACCCTATGGTTGAAGTTCCCAAAAGCCAATACACCTTCTCCTGCCGCCTACTACGCTTGCTTGCTTACTTGGTATCTGGCGCGATGATTGCACAGGCTCTTAGCTGCTTCATTCCCTATCTTTTAATGGAGGATGCTCAAGCCGCAGGGATGATTGCACATCTTTTGATTCAGCATCTCTCGTATTACTTTTTGGGATGTGCTTTTGTCATTTTGAGCCTCTCCAATATCTTGATTAAGAGAGGTATAGCTCAGCTGAAAGGGGTGCGCTTACCGTCACTAGTGTTGATGGTTTGCGTTGTAGTTACAAGCTATTTGCTAATCCCGCGCATGGATTACTTAAGAGAAACCGCACTACAAGATGGTATGCCCGTAATGCTCTCGCCTTTTGCAAACTACTTTGTCACGTTAAACAGCATTACATATCTATTGGTCTGCGGTCAGATTATCACTAGCGTCTTAATTGCATGGCGCCTAAGTGATATCAAATCACCTTAG
- a CDS encoding 3'-5' exonuclease family protein, producing MDINEVSYPDLAFVDIETTGSHFDRDRITEIGIKTLANDGIQVWERLINPQTFIPQNIQRLTGISPQMVEGQPSFDQVAKELKQELEGKIFVAHNARFDYGFIKASFKRVGIDFKPKVLCTVKLSRLLFPEQPRHNLDTIINAHGLQVSARHRALGDADLLLQFWRVCEAKFGAEKLNEVINQLIGNPSLPPNIDRDLIDSIPDTPGCYIFYGDNKTPLYIGKSISLRNRVMGHFQGALTQRKEMKLSLQIRDIDWIETSGELGALILESRLIKERMPSMNIKLRRSKDLCGWSLVEDESGVLLPQLVTHHQLAPGLQENLYGLFYSKREAHSYLKAIAKKHHLCEALLGLEKRVEGKSCFGYQVKQCGGACLNLTPITLHNLQLKTVLELFKIQVWPYSGPIAIKEGGEMIVIDKWCYLGTAINQDELYELAESGDAEFDLDIYKIVKKALSGAYKQQVIHFSAQ from the coding sequence GTGGATATTAATGAGGTCTCGTACCCGGATTTAGCTTTTGTAGACATAGAAACTACTGGGTCTCATTTTGATCGGGATCGCATTACAGAAATTGGCATCAAAACACTAGCTAACGATGGAATTCAGGTGTGGGAACGGTTAATTAATCCCCAAACCTTTATTCCGCAAAATATCCAAAGACTTACCGGCATCTCTCCACAAATGGTGGAAGGTCAACCAAGCTTTGATCAGGTTGCGAAAGAGTTAAAACAAGAGCTTGAGGGAAAAATATTCGTTGCTCACAATGCTCGATTTGATTACGGGTTTATCAAGGCCTCTTTTAAAAGGGTCGGCATCGATTTCAAGCCGAAAGTGTTATGTACGGTAAAGCTTTCTAGATTGCTATTTCCAGAGCAGCCTCGCCATAATCTAGATACCATCATTAACGCCCATGGTCTTCAGGTTAGCGCCCGCCATCGTGCGCTGGGCGATGCAGATTTACTGCTGCAGTTTTGGCGTGTTTGTGAAGCCAAGTTTGGGGCAGAAAAGCTCAATGAGGTGATCAATCAACTGATTGGTAATCCTAGTCTACCGCCGAATATAGATAGAGACTTAATAGACTCCATCCCAGATACTCCTGGTTGTTATATCTTTTACGGCGATAACAAGACGCCACTCTATATCGGCAAGAGTATTTCTTTGCGTAATAGGGTCATGGGGCATTTTCAAGGCGCATTAACACAGCGTAAAGAAATGAAGCTCTCTCTGCAAATTCGAGATATTGATTGGATCGAAACCAGTGGCGAGCTTGGTGCCCTCATTCTTGAGTCTAGGTTGATTAAAGAACGTATGCCTAGTATGAACATTAAGCTACGAAGGTCTAAAGATCTTTGTGGTTGGAGCTTAGTTGAAGATGAGTCGGGAGTTCTTTTGCCGCAACTAGTGACCCACCATCAACTAGCTCCCGGTTTGCAAGAGAATTTATATGGCTTGTTTTATAGCAAACGAGAGGCGCACTCTTATTTAAAGGCAATAGCTAAAAAGCATCATCTTTGCGAGGCATTGCTTGGCCTAGAGAAGAGGGTCGAGGGTAAATCATGCTTTGGTTATCAGGTAAAGCAATGTGGTGGTGCGTGTCTTAACCTTACCCCAATTACTTTGCATAATTTGCAATTAAAGACGGTATTAGAGCTCTTTAAAATACAGGTATGGCCTTATTCTGGACCGATCGCAATTAAAGAGGGTGGCGAGATGATTGTGATTGATAAATGGTGTTATCTAGGTACCGCCATTAATCAAGATGAGCTGTATGAGCTGGCTGAATCTGGTGATGCTGAGTTTGATCTGGATATTTACAAGATAGTTAAAAAAGCCTTATCAGGCGCCTATAAGCAACAAGTGATTCATTTCTCAGCTCAATAA
- a CDS encoding ABC transporter permease, whose product MKLNYYGIRAIYNFEMARTRRTLMQSIVAPVISTSLYFIVFGSAIGSRITEMDGISYGAFIVPGLIMLSLLTQSISNASFGIYFPKFSGTIYEILSAPISPLEIVIGYVGAAASKSIILGLIILLTSAFFVPLHVEHPIWMLFYLIITSITFSMIGFIIGVWADGFEKLQVVPLLIITPLTFLGGSFYSISVLPSFWQKVALLNPVVYLISGFRWSFYGIEDVSLLVSLGMTVAFLAISVAVVIWIFKTGYRLKK is encoded by the coding sequence ATGAAGCTTAATTACTATGGTATTCGCGCCATCTATAACTTTGAAATGGCCCGTACTCGCCGCACCCTAATGCAGAGCATTGTTGCCCCTGTTATTTCCACTTCCTTGTACTTTATTGTGTTTGGTTCTGCCATTGGGTCTCGTATCACGGAAATGGATGGCATTTCTTATGGCGCATTTATTGTGCCAGGCCTCATCATGCTCTCGCTTTTGACTCAAAGCATTTCTAATGCTTCCTTTGGAATCTATTTCCCTAAATTTAGTGGAACTATTTATGAAATACTTTCTGCGCCAATATCGCCCCTAGAAATCGTGATAGGCTATGTTGGCGCTGCTGCAAGCAAATCAATCATCTTGGGTCTTATCATTCTGTTGACATCGGCTTTTTTTGTCCCGCTTCATGTCGAGCATCCTATATGGATGTTGTTTTATTTAATAATCACCTCAATTACTTTTAGCATGATCGGTTTTATTATTGGTGTTTGGGCTGATGGCTTTGAAAAACTCCAAGTCGTACCGTTACTCATCATTACACCCCTAACCTTCCTGGGTGGTAGCTTTTATTCAATTTCTGTCCTGCCATCTTTCTGGCAAAAAGTAGCTTTACTCAACCCAGTTGTCTATTTGATCAGCGGCTTTCGTTGGAGCTTTTATGGGATAGAGGATGTATCCCTTTTGGTGAGCCTTGGGATGACGGTTGCCTTTTTAGCCATATCAGTTGCGGTAGTCATTTGGATATTTAAAACAGGCTACCGTCTTAAAAAGTAA
- a CDS encoding dihydroneopterin aldolase has translation MMKTNACIELKDLKLQTQIGTYGPGAIIPKQHLLDLILWIDSALVLISADVMENVFDYDPLVVEINRLAGDGHYETQERLITRIVQACAKYPEISSLEVNLRKLPVSAGSGSLGIRLSVDQTILNDLRTLKPST, from the coding sequence ATGATGAAAACAAATGCCTGTATCGAATTAAAGGATCTCAAACTCCAGACTCAAATTGGAACTTATGGGCCTGGAGCCATCATCCCTAAACAACATCTTTTAGATTTAATACTGTGGATTGACTCGGCGCTCGTCTTAATTTCGGCAGACGTCATGGAGAATGTATTTGACTATGATCCCTTGGTAGTTGAAATCAACAGGCTAGCAGGCGATGGTCATTATGAAACCCAAGAAAGATTGATTACTCGCATAGTTCAAGCTTGTGCAAAATATCCCGAAATCAGCTCTCTTGAAGTTAACCTCAGGAAGTTACCTGTTAGCGCAGGATCTGGCTCGCTTGGCATTCGGCTATCGGTAGATCAAACCATCTTGAATGACCTGAGAACCCTTAAACCCTCAACGTAA
- a CDS encoding NAD(P)/FAD-dependent oxidoreductase encodes MHKNQPKETTIAIIGAGIAGLSCATRLKALGFQVQLYEKSLGVSGRMSTRNNDHWSGDHGAQYFTARDPLFINQVKEWINAEVAAIWNPRLKVFKANQWQDSTATENRYVGIPAMNSPGKHLAKALPIEFNQTIDRVAYAQNKWQLHSLESGDIHQQFDWLVVALPAPQALALTKSIDKSIEKFTIDANMQGCWTVMASFTDNLNLPFDAAFINNESISWISRNNSKPKRIGLETWVIHCNPTWSQEWIELDKDEAAKRILDCATKLGLDCRTAKISIHRWRYASGHTNPIPVFRLHEDLKLGFCGDWLNGGRVEGAWLSGYQLACQIEKVQK; translated from the coding sequence ATGCATAAGAACCAGCCAAAAGAGACCACTATTGCCATCATTGGTGCCGGCATTGCTGGTCTAAGCTGTGCCACTCGATTAAAAGCGCTCGGCTTTCAAGTCCAACTCTATGAAAAGAGCCTCGGAGTTAGCGGGCGTATGAGCACGCGCAATAATGATCACTGGTCTGGCGATCATGGGGCTCAGTATTTCACAGCAAGAGACCCCCTATTCATCAATCAGGTCAAGGAATGGATTAATGCTGAAGTAGCCGCCATCTGGAATCCCCGCTTAAAGGTATTTAAAGCGAATCAATGGCAAGACAGTACCGCCACTGAAAATCGCTACGTGGGAATTCCTGCAATGAATTCTCCAGGCAAACATTTAGCTAAGGCACTGCCGATTGAATTCAATCAAACAATTGATCGTGTTGCTTATGCTCAAAATAAATGGCAGCTTCACAGCCTAGAGTCAGGTGACATTCACCAGCAATTTGATTGGCTTGTTGTAGCTCTGCCTGCACCACAAGCACTTGCTCTTACCAAATCAATAGATAAATCCATTGAAAAATTTACTATTGATGCGAATATGCAGGGTTGTTGGACAGTGATGGCAAGCTTTACAGATAATTTAAATCTCCCGTTTGATGCTGCCTTTATCAATAATGAGAGTATTAGCTGGATTTCTCGAAATAACTCTAAGCCGAAACGAATTGGTCTAGAAACTTGGGTAATTCACTGCAACCCAACTTGGAGTCAGGAATGGATAGAGCTAGATAAAGATGAGGCAGCGAAGCGCATCCTAGATTGCGCCACGAAGCTTGGCTTAGATTGCCGCACAGCTAAAATTTCTATTCATCGCTGGCGCTATGCAAGCGGGCATACCAACCCGATTCCAGTATTTAGACTTCATGAGGACCTCAAGCTAGGCTTTTGCGGTGATTGGCTTAATGGGGGCAGGGTTGAGGGTGCCTGGCTCAGTGGCTATCAATTAGCCTGCCAAATTGAAAAAGTTCAAAAGTAA
- a CDS encoding DUF4149 domain-containing protein, which produces MITNYLLSGMVGIMLFFTVVVAPTVFKVLPVEWSSKYVRNFFPKYYATLGLITLICVFTETDSTSKLLLAVCAVLFAFTFFYLTGKINNAKDSGNNRLFHWLHGSSVVINLFQLITFIYLLIKAP; this is translated from the coding sequence ATGATTACAAATTATCTTTTATCTGGCATGGTCGGCATCATGCTCTTTTTTACCGTTGTTGTAGCCCCCACTGTTTTTAAGGTACTACCAGTGGAATGGTCTAGCAAATACGTTAGAAACTTTTTCCCAAAATACTATGCCACCTTAGGATTAATCACATTGATCTGTGTATTTACAGAGACAGATTCAACCAGCAAGTTGTTACTTGCTGTCTGCGCAGTCCTTTTTGCTTTTACCTTCTTTTACCTGACCGGAAAAATTAATAACGCTAAGGATAGCGGTAACAACCGATTGTTTCACTGGCTTCACGGATCCAGCGTAGTAATTAACCTCTTTCAGTTAATTACTTTTATCTATCTTTTGATCAAAGCACCCTAA
- a CDS encoding LON peptidase substrate-binding domain-containing protein has product MTNSTSTIRKIPLFPLGTVLFPDGVIALKIFEARYLDMIKQCLREKTEFGVVSIIKNSDANEEDVSLSFSKIGTLAQIEDFDPIQPALYMTKSFGTQRFKLINSKQEPNGLWMGEVELLENDPLTPIPEEHQKVATLLDEIISVIQSEDLLGEAPFKKPFKVDDCGWVSNRLAELLPLSLAQKNHLLAQTNPRIRLDLITEIIEDDDLRNVMMH; this is encoded by the coding sequence ATGACTAATTCCACCTCTACCATTCGAAAAATCCCTTTATTTCCACTGGGTACCGTACTCTTTCCAGATGGCGTGATTGCGCTGAAGATTTTTGAAGCCCGCTATCTCGACATGATTAAGCAATGCTTGCGAGAAAAGACAGAGTTTGGCGTGGTGAGCATCATCAAAAACTCTGACGCCAATGAAGAAGATGTGTCTCTTTCCTTTTCCAAAATTGGCACACTGGCTCAAATTGAAGATTTCGACCCTATCCAGCCCGCTCTTTACATGACCAAATCATTTGGCACACAGCGCTTCAAGCTCATAAATAGCAAACAAGAACCTAATGGACTTTGGATGGGTGAAGTTGAACTTTTAGAAAATGATCCACTTACTCCAATCCCCGAAGAGCATCAAAAAGTTGCTACGCTATTAGATGAAATCATCTCAGTCATTCAAAGCGAGGATCTATTAGGAGAGGCGCCTTTTAAGAAACCATTTAAGGTCGATGATTGTGGCTGGGTTTCCAACCGTCTTGCCGAACTACTGCCACTCTCGCTAGCGCAAAAGAATCACTTGCTGGCTCAAACCAATCCCAGGATCAGGCTCGATCTCATTACTGAAATTATTGAAGATGACGATTTAAGAAATGTCATGATGCATTAA
- a CDS encoding oxygenase MpaB family protein encodes MLDEFIRKTIREMVGGSGPPIAFLTPKGDRGLFGPESIAWKVHADFISMMIGGISSLILQALHPQALAGVWDHSSFREDLKGRLGRTAFFIAATTYGPTEMANNVIEKVNHIHAKITGLDEFGNPYSATDPHLLAWVHLTETRSFMNSFEDYRKEIISPEEKDQYFLEMKSLGERMGAKDLPSTYANTESAITAYIPELYFGKRASSIIDLLENFPGNLMAKPFIKLISRAGFLNLPDWVYPMIGKTVPSYLERLAVKKSIHLIAMPVREALKDGVAAHSFRRIYG; translated from the coding sequence ATGCTAGATGAGTTCATTCGTAAAACGATTCGAGAGATGGTGGGTGGTAGTGGACCCCCAATAGCATTCCTAACACCAAAAGGTGATCGAGGGCTATTTGGCCCTGAATCAATTGCCTGGAAAGTGCATGCAGACTTTATCTCCATGATGATTGGTGGCATTAGCTCATTAATCTTACAAGCCCTGCATCCACAGGCTTTAGCTGGTGTTTGGGATCACTCCTCTTTCAGGGAGGACCTGAAAGGGCGGCTTGGAAGAACCGCATTTTTTATTGCAGCAACTACCTACGGCCCTACTGAGATGGCAAACAATGTGATCGAAAAGGTCAATCACATTCACGCTAAAATTACCGGCTTAGATGAATTTGGTAACCCCTATTCTGCTACAGATCCACATTTGCTGGCCTGGGTACATCTTACAGAAACGCGTAGCTTCATGAACTCTTTTGAAGACTACCGCAAGGAAATCATTAGCCCCGAAGAAAAAGATCAATATTTTTTAGAAATGAAATCTTTGGGCGAGAGAATGGGGGCTAAAGACCTTCCTAGCACTTATGCCAATACCGAGAGTGCTATTACGGCATATATTCCAGAGCTTTATTTTGGAAAGCGTGCATCGAGCATTATTGATTTGCTTGAGAACTTTCCGGGAAACCTGATGGCTAAGCCGTTTATCAAACTCATTAGTCGCGCAGGCTTTCTCAACCTTCCTGACTGGGTATATCCCATGATTGGCAAAACTGTTCCAAGTTATTTAGAACGCTTAGCAGTCAAAAAGAGCATACATTTAATTGCTATGCCCGTTCGCGAAGCCCTTAAAGATGGTGTGGCTGCCCACTCGTTTCGTAGAATCTACGGATAA
- a CDS encoding ABC transporter ATP-binding protein gives MINILSISHLYKTYQSGFEALKDINLEISKGEIFALLGQNGAGKTTLISIICGIVSPTSGQVLVDGKDVIHNYREARELIGLVPQELATDSFETVWNTVTFSRGLYGKSPNPAFIEKILKDLSLWDKRDNKIMTLSGGMKRRVMIAKALSHEPSILFLDEPTAGVDVSLRRDMWNLVKVLKDNGTTVILTTHYIEEAEEMADRIGIIRSGELIMVDNKLALMNKLGKKELTLELQNLLKSLPKELEMTGLSLSEDGYELTYRFDSKDEDINIAQLLQKVASLGIVFKDLHTKQSSLEEIFVNLVNSGATTHEA, from the coding sequence ATGATCAATATCCTTTCGATTTCCCATCTTTATAAAACCTATCAATCTGGCTTTGAAGCTCTAAAAGATATCAATTTAGAGATATCTAAAGGTGAAATCTTTGCTCTACTTGGCCAGAATGGTGCAGGAAAAACCACTCTCATCAGCATCATTTGCGGGATTGTTAGTCCCACAAGTGGTCAGGTATTGGTGGATGGCAAGGACGTCATCCACAATTACCGCGAAGCTAGGGAGTTAATTGGCCTAGTGCCTCAAGAGCTTGCAACGGACTCTTTTGAGACTGTATGGAACACCGTGACCTTTAGTCGAGGCCTTTATGGGAAATCCCCTAACCCAGCCTTCATTGAGAAAATTCTGAAGGATCTATCTTTATGGGATAAGCGCGATAATAAAATTATGACCCTCTCTGGTGGTATGAAGCGGAGAGTCATGATTGCCAAAGCCCTCTCTCACGAACCCAGCATCCTCTTTTTGGATGAGCCTACTGCTGGGGTTGATGTCAGCCTCAGAAGGGACATGTGGAACTTGGTCAAAGTTCTTAAAGACAATGGAACCACCGTCATTCTGACAACCCACTACATTGAAGAAGCTGAGGAAATGGCAGATCGCATTGGCATCATTCGTAGTGGCGAACTGATTATGGTGGACAACAAACTAGCCTTGATGAATAAATTAGGCAAAAAAGAATTAACACTAGAACTACAAAATCTATTAAAGAGCCTTCCTAAGGAGCTTGAGATGACCGGGTTAAGTCTTTCAGAAGACGGATATGAGCTCACTTACCGGTTTGATTCCAAAGATGAAGATATCAATATTGCACAACTGCTGCAAAAAGTGGCTAGCTTAGGAATTGTTTTTAAAGACTTACATACAAAGCAAAGTTCTCTTGAAGAAATCTTTGTCAATCTCGTAAATTCAGGGGCCACTACCCATGAAGCTTAA
- a CDS encoding RrF2 family transcriptional regulator, with amino-acid sequence MEVTKAVKVALNTLVDIASHSNKGQLVTVPEIAQRLNMSISRIELLLRPLRESGLVIGIKGRTGGYQLSKDPRIITIKDIVLAMNKIKKRKVEVSDIAKDLYQSLEAYMMNCISNVTLASAIKDYIPRFSEVQTAPERKSYFPAESEVKVKEEKRPKGEVQKVVKSSFKKVEEVPRGPNSIFSFADYLNRNSPAN; translated from the coding sequence ATGGAAGTCACAAAAGCAGTCAAAGTAGCGCTGAACACCCTAGTTGATATCGCAAGTCACTCTAACAAGGGTCAATTAGTAACGGTTCCCGAAATAGCCCAAAGGCTCAATATGTCAATTAGTCGCATTGAGCTGTTGCTGCGACCTCTACGTGAATCAGGACTCGTTATTGGCATCAAAGGACGTACTGGCGGCTATCAACTTTCAAAAGACCCTCGCATCATTACGATTAAAGACATTGTTTTGGCAATGAATAAAATCAAAAAAAGAAAAGTAGAGGTGTCTGATATTGCAAAAGATCTCTATCAGTCACTAGAGGCTTACATGATGAACTGCATTTCGAATGTTACCTTGGCCTCAGCGATTAAAGATTACATACCGCGCTTTAGTGAAGTGCAAACAGCGCCAGAAAGAAAATCTTATTTTCCTGCTGAGTCTGAAGTGAAGGTTAAGGAAGAAAAAAGACCCAAAGGAGAGGTTCAAAAAGTGGTGAAGAGTTCTTTCAAAAAGGTAGAAGAAGTTCCTCGCGGACCTAACTCTATTTTTAGCTTTGCTGACTATCTCAACAGAAACTCACCGGCAAACTAA